GCTCCGCCTGTGGCCAGCGCCTGGGCAGGACTCTGACTATAGGACTCTGTCTAAGTGCGCAGGCCGCCCCTGGGCACAGGTCACATGGATCCTGCGGGTCCGGATTCTAGCCTTGGAGATACAGTGCCCTAGTGGGGAAATGGATGTTAGCTGGCATGTGGTGATGTGGAAGCGTGCAATACTGTTATAGACGTTGTCGCGGACCCGTTTCCCTCCACTGCTGCAAACACCCTGGACTTGGTTGGTGGCGGCTTGGATGAAGGTGTCGCCGGTTATACCGAAAGGGCGGGTCAGGCCCTGGTGCTGTGTCATGAGTTCGCAGGAGATCTGGTCACTGGAGGCACTGCTCTTGGGGAATTCAATGTGTTGGTTCAAGAACTGCGAGTAGCTGGTGCCTTCTCTAAGCTGGGCCAGGCTGGTGGCCAGGAGGACGAGGGGCAGCAGGAGCGCGGGGTGGGGTCCCCTCGAAGCCATGGCTATATCTGTCACTGGATCTacctgcagtggggagaggggggagatggATGGAGACAgggttgttgccggcacccagtgccgagaggcaaaacaacagcagggtttggttcgctacccggtgtgctttaCCCAATAAttacaatggggtggagaagcagaaaagtttatttgaagctttaaaaaggtacagggagaatagaatctcaaatcctgcacacagagcaggaagtttcaCAGGCttttagatatatatatatatttttagcatatttatttaatagcaggCTGCCCTAAGTATCtatatagccagccaatttaGTCACCagctagtttttttgttttttgtattcttTGTTAAACTAttcataaagctgctttatttagcatttttttatatatatttgccctgtttggccttgtttagtttcaggcag
This genomic interval from Lepidochelys kempii isolate rLepKem1 chromosome 13, rLepKem1.hap2, whole genome shotgun sequence contains the following:
- the LOC140897228 gene encoding ribonuclease-like — translated: MASRGPHPALLLPLVLLATSLAQLREGTSYSQFLNQHIEFPKSSASSDQISCELMTQHQGLTRPFGITGDTFIQAATNQVQGVCSSGGKRVRDNVYNSIARFHITTCQLTSISPLGHCISKARIRTRRIHAGSLEPVGRISQARCPVPIHTSENLGTQPPQLALRSSA